DNA from Pelobacter propionicus DSM 2379:
CCCAGGGGCCGGCGGCCATTATCGCCCGTTACCGGGATCAGTGCGTGTTCAGCGTGGATGCCATGGGGCTGCGCCCCCTCTGGGTGGGAGAGACCGACCGGGAGCTGTTCGCCTCGTCCGAGTTGGGGGTGGTTCCCCACGAAGAGATTATGGCCGATCCCAAGCCGCTGGCGCCGGGGGAGAAGCTGGGGGTTGTGCTTCAGCATGGCCAGCCTCCCCGGCTGCTGCAGCACCACGAATTGCGCCAGGAGGTGCTGAATAGCTTCCGTCGCCGGATCAGGCTGGAGCCCCACTCCCGCTCCCTGCGCAGAGCTTCGGCGCTGGGCGGGGAGCATGCCGTGCAGCCCGCCTGGGGCAGGAGCGCTGGGCTTGTGCGGGATAACCTGCTGTCGGCCCTGGCCTGGAAGTCCAGCGACGTGCAGAACGTGGTGGAAATGGCCAAAAGCGGCCGCGACCCCATATCTTCCCTGGGATATGACGGCCCGCTGGCGGCCATCTCTCGCTCGCGCCAGAACCTGTCGGACTACTTCAAGGAGCAGGTGGCGGTGGTGACCAATCCGGCCATCGACCGCGAACGGGAGGAGGAACACTTCTCCACCCGGATCTACATCGGTCCCCGGCCGCTCCCGGGTGTCGCTGCCCGTCCCGCCCTGGAGCTGGCAACGCCGCTGCTGCTGGGCGGCGGGCGCGGTTCGGCATGCATTGACGAGGCAGTTGCCCGCCGGTTCGGGACAAGCAGCCTGGAGGCGTTACTTTCCTGGGCAGGCAGGGGGCGCAGCCGGATTCTCTCCTGCGCCATGGGGCGCGACGAATCACTGCCGGCCGCTTTGGAGCGGCTGACCCACGAGGCGATCGGCGCTGCCCGGCGCGGCGTCTGGCTGCTCGTGCTGGACGATTCCCTAATCTTTGGCCGGCGGCAGAGCTTCCTGGATCCCTTCCTGGTGGTGGCGGTGCTGCACAAGGCGCTCAAGGAGACTGCCGCTTCCGGCGGCAGGAACCTGCGGCGGGAACTGTCCATCGTGGTCCGCTCCGGAGCCCTGCGCAACCTGCACGACCTGATCTTCTGCCGGGGCATGGGCGCCGACGCCCTCTGCCCCTACCTGATGTGGGAACTGGCCGCCGAGCATGACAACGGTGTGCATAACCTGCTGAGGGTGCTGGCCACGGGGCTGGAGAAGGTGATCTCCACCATGGGTACCCACGAGATCGGCGGCTACGGCAAGTACTTCGCCTCCATCGGCCTCAACAGCTGCCTGGCCGGCTATTTCGAGACCCCCGATTTCTGCGGCTCCGATTCTGGCGGCCTGACCCTGGAGCTCCTGGAGACGGACAACCGGGAACGTGGCGCGGTTGCCCGCGGCAGACAGGCAATGCAGCTGCCGACGCAGTTCCGGCTCTATCCGCGCATCTGGAAGATGGTCGGCCAGGTGGCCAGGATGGAGGAGAACTATGCCGACCTGTCGCGCCTGATCCGCCAGCTGGAGGAGGAACATCCCACCTCCATCCGCCATCTGGTGGACCTGCGCTACACCGGGGAGCTGACCGTGGATCCCGAGGAGGTGGACACGCGGGTCGGTAAGCACGATCTGCCGATCCTCTTCTCCGCCATGAGTTTCGGCTCCCAGGGGGAGACCCCCTTCCGCATCTACGCCGAGGCCGCCCGCCGGCTGAATATCATCTGCATGAACGGCGAGGGGGGGGAGATCGCCGACATGCTGGGCAGGTATCGGGAAAACCGCGGCCAGCAGATCGCCTCCGGCCGCTTCGGGGTCACCATGGCCTACCTCAACTCGGTGGACTTCCTGGAGATCAAGGTGGGCCAGGGGGCCAAGCCGGGAGAGGGGGGGCATCTGCCCGGTTTCAAGGTCACCCCCAAGATCGCCGAGGCGCGTCACGCCACGCCGGGGGTGTCGCTGATCTCCCCCTCCAACAACCACGACATCTACTCCATCGAGGATCTGGCCCAGATTGTCGAGGAGCTGCGCACCGCCAACCCGGTGGCGCGCATCTCGGTCAAGGTGCCGGCGGTGGCCGGCATCGCCACCATTGCCCTGGGGATCGCCAAGGCCGGGGCGGACATCATCACCATCAGCGGCTATGACGGCGGCACCGGCGCGGCCAGGAAGCATGCCATCAAGTTTGTCGGCCTGCCGGCGGAGATCGGGGTACGGGAGGCCCATTGCGCCCTGGTGCAGGCCGGCATGCGCGACCGGGTTGAGCTGTGGGCCGACGGCGGCGCCCGCACCGGCCGGGACGTGCTCAAGCTGATGCTCCTGGGGGCCAACCGGGTCGGCTTTGGCACCATGGCCATGGTGATCATCGGCTGCACCACCTGCCGCGGCTGCCACCTGGGGACCTGCCACGTGGGCATCGCCACCCAGATCGAGAGCCAGGAGGAGGCAGAGCGGCAGGGAGTGAAACGTTTCGTACCACGGGTGCTGGAGAACGGGGTCATCTACGAGACCACCTTCTTCCGCGGCATGGCGCGGGAGATCAGGATCCTCACCGCCAGGCTCGGCTTCCGGCGTACCCAGGACCTGGTGGGGCGGGCCGACCTGCTGGTACAGAGCCGCGGCCTGGAGCGGCTGGACCTGTCCGACCTGCTCTCCCCCGTATCCGGGACGGCGACTCCACCACTGGAGCGCGAGGCGCGCATCATCCGAAAACCGCTCAACTACCTGACTTCGCTGGTTTCTCGTCTGGTGTCCGATGCCTTTGCCGCGGGCGAGGAACGGGTGCGCTACGATGACGACAGTGCCAGCAGTTCGGACCGGGCCATCGGCACCCACCTGGCCGGCGCCATGCTGCGCGGCCGACAGCAGGGGCGTTTTTCGGCCGACTGCCAGGCCCAGCTCTGCTTCCAGCGCGACTCCATCCCGGGCAACGGCCTGGCCGCCTTCACCATCCCGCGCATCTCCCTGCATGTGGAGGGGGGAGCCCAGGATGGGGTGGGCAAATCGACCTCCGGCGGCGAGATCGTGATCCTCAAGGGGGAGAACCGCAACGGCGTCAGGGTGGGCGGTTCGGTGGGCAAGGGGCTGGCCTACGGCGCCCAGGGGGGATCTTTCATCATCCAGGGGGATGCCGACAGCCGCGCCTGCATCCGGCTCTCCGGCGCTGATGTGGTGCTGGGGGGGCGAATCACCCAGCCGTTGGACGACTCCCTGGCCAATCTGGCCGGCCGGGCCAACCTGAAGGGGTTTGCCTGCGAGTACATGACCGCCGGCCGGGTGGTAGTGCTGGGTGACCCCGGCCCCTGGCTCTGTTCCGGCATGACCGGTGGCACGCTCTACTGTCACCTGGACGAAGCCATGGGCATGGACCGGGCCGCCCTGCGCCGGCGGCTGGCCCGGGGCGCCGGGGTGGAGGTTCGCGACCTGGAGGAGGGGGATGTCTCCCAGCTGGAGGAGCTGCTGGGCAGGTACCATCAGGAACTGCTCCACTCCCACCAGCAGGAAGAGGCTGACTGGCTGGCAGGGGTTATCGCCCGTTGCCGCAGCGGTTTCGTCAAGGTCGTGCCGGAGAAGACGGTTGTCATGCCGGCCAGCACCGAGTAGGGAAGGAGAAGGGTTGCGGCGCCTCAGTTGGGCGCCAGGTGTCTGCGGAACCCCTCGGCCAGGCAGCAATAGAGCGGTCTGCGGAAGTCGGCCACGCACTCCAGAAGCTGGCCAAAGGGAATCCATCTCCAGGCGCGGAATTCGCCACCGGCCAGGAGGTCGATGGTTTCGTCGGACCCGCTGAACCTGAACAGGAACCAGTACTGCACCTGTCCCCGTCCGTTGCGGAGGCTGCGGGCGCCAGGGGGCAGCTCGTAGGCCAGCGGCTGGGGATAGGCTTCCAGCAGTTCCAGCTCCCCGGCCGGTATCCCGGTCTCCTCCTCAGTCTCCCGCAGGGCCGCGGCCAGCGGCTCCTCTTCCGCGTCCAGCCCCCCCTGGGGCAGTTGCCAGGCACCGGGTATGTCGGCCCGTTCCAGGACCAGCACCAGCCCCCTGTCGTTGATGACCACCGCGCCTGCTCCGGCCCGGAAGTACTCTTCTGGCATGCTCACGGGGTTCTCCTCTCTGGCAGATATTCTTCCCGCACGGGCGAGAATACCTCGATTGCCACGCTATCCTCCATGATTTCTGCGCCGTGGGCTGCGTCGCCGGGGATGCACCAGCTGTCGCCCGGCTCCAGTTCCCGGCTTTCCCCGGCGATTGTCAGCCGGATCCGGCCGCTAACCAGGTAGCCGGTCTGCTCGTGGGGGTGGGAGTGCAGCGGCAGAATCGCCCCCCTTTGCAGCCTGAACTCCACCATCAGGGTGCTGGCGCCATGCACCAGGGTCTTCTGCCAAATTCCATCCAGCGGCTGCCAATACTCTTCTGTGGTTTGTCTCTGAAACATTCCTGTCTCCACTTCTCTCGGATGCGGTTGTAGCGCACCGTGCTCTCCAACGTCGCTCAGCGCCGCCTGCCGGAGCCGCCGAACAGGGAGCCCAGCACTCCCCGGATGATCTGGCGCCCCACCTGGCTGCCGATGGCGCGGGCGGCGCTGCTGGCGAATGCCCCCAGCAGCGATCCCACCTGGCTGGCGGCCTGGCTCTTTTTCTCGGGCAGTTGCGCCGCGCTCTCCGCTGCCTGGGTAGCGGCCCTGGCCTGGAGCAACTCGTAGGCCGATTCGCGGTCCAGCTCCTTTTCGTAGTGTTCGGCCAGGGGGGAGGCGGCCATGATTGCCGTCCGTTCCGGGGGCGAGAGCGGCGCGAAGCGGCTGCGCGGCGGGCAGATCAGTGCCCGCTCCACCAGGCAGGGAACCCCCTTTGCGTCCAGGAACGATACCAGCGCCTCGCCCACCTCCAGTTCAGTAATGGCCGTTTCAACGGAGAACTCAGGGTTGGCGCGGAAGGTCTCGGCGGCGGCCCGCACCGCTTTCTGGTCCTGGGGGGTGAAGGCGCGCAGGGCGTGCTGAATCCGGTTGCCCAGCTGGCCCAGCACCGCATCCGGCAGGTCGAGGGGGTTCTGGGTGACGAAGTAGACCCCCACCCCCTTGGAGCGCACCAGCCGCACCACCTGCTCGATCTTTTCCACCAGAGCCTGGGGAGCCCTGTCAAACAGCAGATGGGCCTCGTCGAAGAAGAAGACCAGTTTTGGTTTCTCCAGGTCGCCTGCCTCGGGGAGCTGCTCGAAGAGCTCGGAGAGCAGCCAGAGCAGGAAGGTGGCGTAGAGCTTGGGGGAGCGCATCAGCCTGTCCGCTGCCAGTATGTTGATCATCCCCCGGCCGCTGCCGTCGGTCTGGATAAAGTCGTGCAGGTTGAGGGCCGGTTCCCCGAAGAAGTGCTCGCCCCCCTGCTCCGCCAGGGCCAGCAGGCTGCGCTGGATGGCGCCGATACTGGCGGCCGATATGTTGCCGTAGGTGGTGGTGAACTGGGAGGCGTTGTCGCCCACATGGCGGATCATGGCCTGCAGGTCCTTGAAGTCCAGCAGCAAAAGCCCATTGTCGTCGGCCACCTTGAAGACCAGGCTGAGCACGCCGCTCTGCACGTCATTGAGGTTCAGCAACCGGGAGAGGAGCAGCGGTCCCATCTCCGAGACCGTGGTCCGCAGCGGATGCCCCTGCTGGCCGAAAACGTCCCAGAAAACCACCGGGAAGGGTTCGCAGGCGAAAACGGTCAATCCCATGGCGGTGACGCGCTCCCTGAGGCGGGGACTCTCTTCGCCGGCACATGCCAATCCCGACAGGTCCCCCTTGACGTCGGACATGAACACCGGCACGCCGATGCTGCTGAAGCGTTCCGCCAGCACCCGCAGGGTCACGGTCTTGCCGGTTCCGGTTGCTCCGGCGATTAGGCCGTGGCGGTTGGCCATCCTCGGCAGCAGGCAGGCCTCTCTGGTTCCCTTGGCAACCAGCAATGCAGCTGTTTCACTACCCATGACATACCCTCCTTGCTGTGAATGGGATGCAGTACGAGTGTATCAGGCCTTTGAGTCCTGTGTGTCCTGAATTCAGTGCAGGTCCGCCGTATTCGGCGTGCCAGAGCCCTTCTCAGGCTCCATGGCTCGCCTCCTCCATCAGCCGGTCGCGCAACTCCTTCAGGGACTGGCTGATGGAAACCTTGTAGCGGTGGGGGTTGATCAGGCGCAGGCAGCCGGGAGAGCCACGGGCCTCAACTGGCCGGCGCGGCGGAGGTTCGTGGCTCCCCCGCCGTGCCGGGTTGCTGGTTCACTGGCCGGAATTCTTGCCGTACTCGGTCAGCAGGGCCTTGATCTTCCAGATGGTGGGTGAGGGGGAGGTGGGGGCGCCGGTGAAGATGTCGTTGGCGCTGATGCCCGGCTTTCCGTAGAAGTAGCCGTTCTTCTCGTCGTCAATCTGCAGCGCCGCCCCTTCCAGGGATACTCCGGCGAAGACCCCCCGGCTGCGGGAGTAGGAGAGAATCTCGGCCTTGAACAGCACGTCGGTGGAGGCCGAGGCGCTCCTGCCCACCGGGCCGGCCGCGACGCTGGCGTCGGCGCCGATGGTGAACTTGCCCTTCTTGATCCCCTCGATGCTCCTGATACTCTTGAAGATCATGATCAGGTCGGTGGCCTGGGCACCGATCTGCCAGCCGAAGCTGCCTCCCATCAGGCTGACGAAGCTGGGGTTGCTCCAGGTGCCGTCGCTCTTGTGCACCATCAGGATGCCGGTGCCGTATTTCCCGCCGATGAACAGGCCGACCTTGATGGCGTCCGGGACGATGACGATCCCCGATGCGTTGCTCAGCAGGGCCGGGGGAATCCCGGTTTCCGGAATACTGGTGATCTCCTTGAGCACGTTGTAGCTGGAAGTGATCTTCTCGCTGTCCGTGCCGGCCGAGGCCAGGGGGGCGAACAGGCAGAGCAGAAGCGCCAGGACCGTTGCTGCCAATGGAATGGGTGTGCGGCTCATGTGGTACTCCTCCTGTTAGGATCGTTCCGCATCGGGCTGGTGGAGCGCAGAGCGGCTGTTCCAGCCGTAGAATACGGGATCATGTGGCGCGATTCTACCCGCAATCGGAGCTATGTTCAACCGTTTCTCATGTTTTTGTGATCTGACGCTTGTTGCCGTCAACGCTTCCCCTCCAGGATGGGCGAGGTTGGGCAAGCGGCAACAGTGGCGCGTATTCACGGCCGCTTGCCGTCTGAGCTGCGCTGGCCTCGGGATGCCGACGGTACACACGACGAGGTTGCTCCTGGTGGGGTATGAACCTGGAAACGGTATCCTGAAACTGCCGGACGTGGAATGGCACAAGCCCCGCCGGCATTGATGCCGGCGGGGCTTGTGGTCTTTACGGGGATGGGGTGCCGTTACTGGCAGTCGGGGATCAGCCGCACCGCAACGACCCCGTCCACCTGCCGGAGCTTTTCAATCAGCTCGTCGGGTACGCTGTCGGAGACATCGATGATGTTGTAGGCCACTTCGCCCCTGTTCTTGTTGAGCATCTCGTCGATGTTCAGCCCGTATTCGCCCAGGGTGGAGGTGATGCGGCTGATGACCTTGGGCACGTTGCTATTCAAAAGAGTGATGCGGGTCTTGCCGGTGGGAGCCATCTCGCAGTTGGGATAGTTGACCGAGTTTTTGATGTTGCCGCGCTCCAGGTATTCCCGGAGCTGCTCGGCCGCCATGATCGCGCAGTTGTCCTCGCTCTCGGGGGTGGAAGCGCCCAGGTGGGGGATGCAGAGAACCTTGTCAACCCCCAGCAGCTCGGCTTCGGGGAAGTCGATCACGTAGCCCCCCAGCTGTCCCTCGGCGATGGCCGTCTTGACGGCCGTGTTGTCCACCAGCCCGGAACGGCTGAAGTTGAGCAGGCGCGCCCCCTTCTTCATGCGGGAGATGCGCTCGGCGTTGAACAGCCCCTTGGTGTCGTCTTTGAGCGGAATGTGGATGGTGATGTAGTCCGACTCGGCCAGCAGCATATCCAGATTGGGTGCCTTGATCACCTCGTGGGAGAGTTTCCAGGCCGCTTCCACGCTGATAAAGGGGTCCAGCCCCAGCACCCGCATGCCCAGGTTGGCGGCGGAATTGGCCACCATTACCCCGATTGCACCCAGGCCGATCACGCCCAGGGTCTTGCCCTGGATCTCCGGTCCCACGAAGCGGGATTTCCCCTTCTCGATCTGCTCGGGGATGTTTTCGGTTCCCGCCAGGCTGTTGGCCCAGCTGATCCCCTCGTACAGGTTGCGGCTGGAGAGGAACAGGGACGCGATGACCAGTTCCTTGACGCCGTTGGCATTTGCGCCGGGGGTGTTGAACACGACGATGCCCCGCTGGGTGCAGGCAGGGATGGGGATGTTGTTGACTCCAGCCCCTGCCCGGGCGATGGCCAGCACGCTGGGGGGGAGTTCCATGGAGTGCATGTCCGCCGAGCGCACCAGGATGGCGTCCGGGTTGAGTATCTCGGTGGCGGCCTCGTACGTGTCGCGGGACAGCTGGTCCAGGCCGCAGCGCGCGATCTTGTTAAGTGTCTGTATCTTGTACATGGGTCTGTCCATACCTGCTTTGGTAGTTTTTTGTCCTGAAACGAGAGTCAGCCACAGAAGTGAAGAACAATCAGTGGAGGCTAGCCGGTATGCCCGGAGGTATGCCGGCCAGGATTGGCTCTCCGCTGAGAACTCTCGTGTGCTCTGTGGCCAGACGCTCTTTCCGGTTTTATGCGCAGCGCGCCTCGAACTCTTTCATGAATGCCACCAGGGCCTGCACCCCTTCCAGTGGCATGGCGTTGTAGATCGACGCGCGCATGCCCCCCACGGAGCGGTGTCCGGCAAGGTTGACCAGGCCGGCCGCCTCGCTCTCTTTGACGAACTTCTTGTTGAGCGCCTCAGCCTTGTCCGCGTCCTTCTCGGTGGTCAGGAAGGGAACGTTCATCAGCGAGCGCACGCTCTTCTCCACCGGGCTGAAGAAGAGTGAGGAACTGTCCAGGAAGTCGTACAGCAGTCTGGCCTTCTCCTGGTTCTGGCGGTAGATGACCTCCGCACCACCCATGTCCCTGATCCACTCCTGAACCAGCTTGAAGATATAGATGGCATAGCAGGGAGGGGTGTTGTACATGGAACCGCCGTCCACATGGGTCTTGTAGCTCAGCATGGCCGGAAGTCCGGCCGGGATGCGCTCCATCATGTCCTTGCGGATGATCACCAGGGTTACGCCGGCCGGGCCCAGGTTCTTCTGTGCCCCGGCGTACAGCACGGCGAAACGGGTCACGTCCAGCGGCGCGGAGAGCACGCCGGAAGAGATGTCGCCGATCAGCGGCACGGCGCCCACCTCGGGGATGCTGTGATACTGGGTGCCCTCGATGGTGTTGTTGTAGCAGATGTGGAAGTAGTCGGCTTCCGGGTCTGCGCCCGTGATTTCCGGCAGGTAGGACCACTTCTTGTCCTTGGAGGAGCCGACGATGTTGGCCGTACCCAGCCTCTTGGCCTCTTCCGCGGCCTTCTGTGCCCAGGTGCCGGTGAGGGTGAAGTCGGCCTTCTTGTTGATGGTCATGAAATTGAGCGGCAGCATGTGGAACTGCAGGCTGGCGCCTCCCTGCAGGAAGAGCACGTGGTAGTCGTCCGGGATAGCCATGTTCTGGCGAACCAGGGCCTCGGCGCCGGCGATGATGGCTTCGAACGGCTTGGAGCGATGGGACATCTCCATGACCGACTGGCCGCTCGTCTCGTAGCAGAGCATTTCGTCGGCTGCCTTGGCGAGCACGGATTCGGGGAGCATGGAGGGGCCTGCGGAAAAATTGTAAAAACGCTTCATTGTCATTTCCTCTACTGTGTGAGATGAAGGGCGCTCCGGTGGAAACCGGGGCGCCTTCCCGTGGGCACGACTGCCGCTGTGCGGCTGGTGATGCTGTCACGAAAATTTTGAACTGAAAAAAATATCATAAAGAAACTTTATCTGTCAACCACCGGGCTGTGTCGACGATGCCGCCCCCGCTGTCAGTCACGGTAGCGCTTCAGGATCTCCCCATAGGCGTCGATGCGCCGGTCGCGCAGGAAGGGCCAGATGCGGCGCACCGTTTCGCTGCGCCCCAGATCCAGTTCCACCAGCACGACCTCCTCCCTGTCCTGGCTTGCCTGGGTCAGGATCTCCCCCTGGGGGCCGGCGGCGAAGCTGGTCCCCCAGAAGAGGATACCGTTTTCCGGTTTCTCCGTGGATGCCTCCAAGCCAACCCGGTTGACCGCCAAGAGCGGCAGGCCGTTGGCCACCGTATGCCCGCGCTGGACCGTGACCCAGGCATCCCGCTGGCGCGCCTGCTCCTCGGCGCTGTCCGCCGGGTCCCAACCGATGGCGGTGGGGTAGATCAGCAGGTCGGCGCCGGCCAGTGCCATCAGGCGGGCGGCTTCCGGGTACCACTGATCCCAGCAGACCAGTACGCCCAGTTTGCCCAGCGAGGTCTGGATGGGAGCGAAGCCCAGGTCGCCCGGCGTGAAGTAGAATTTTTCATAGAAACCGGGATCGTCGGGGATGTGCATCTTGCGGTACATTCCCGCCATGGAGCCGTCCCTCTCGAATACGACGGCGCTGTTGTGGTACAGGCCGGGGGCGCGCCGCTCGAAGAGCGACGCCACGATCACCACCCCCAACCTGGCGGCCAGTGGGCCCAGTGTTTCGCAGGTGGGGCCGGGGATCGGCTCGGCCAGATCGAACAGGGAGGGATCCTCGGTCTGGCAGAAGTAGGGGCCGGTGTGCAGTTCCTGCAGCACGACAAGCTCCGCTCCGGAGGCGGCAGCTCGGGCGATCATGTCGCAGCTCTTCTCCAGGTTCGCGGCGCGGTCGGCGGAACAGCTCTGCTGGATCAGGCCCACCCTGAGCGATTTCATGCCAGCACCCCCTGGGGGAGTTGCATGGTGACGCAGTGCAGCGAACCGTGCTG
Protein-coding regions in this window:
- a CDS encoding glutamate synthase-related protein, with the translated sequence MKKYENDPSGLVPLERDACAIICFIAKNGLPSHGNLQRTVQALVKMGHRAGEINGEGDGCGILTAIPRLIWGEILATAGRNPRLADSPGFVVGHLLIDRNDLSRYPDLRKNILQRILQAGLELLVERPAPVRSEVLAGRAREGEPLVWQLALHDPLPKHDARRLFALQVGLEEEFPVHVASLSTQVAAYKVHGAPEILSRYYPELKRRDFVSDLTIGHSRYSTNTLPTVLRAQPFSLLGHNGEINTIARLREEARMLGITLTRGGSDSQDLNRSLEGLICDHGLTLFEAMEMVFPPVFSIMDRMGDGQRSMYGWFRRFLTASAQGPAAIIARYRDQCVFSVDAMGLRPLWVGETDRELFASSELGVVPHEEIMADPKPLAPGEKLGVVLQHGQPPRLLQHHELRQEVLNSFRRRIRLEPHSRSLRRASALGGEHAVQPAWGRSAGLVRDNLLSALAWKSSDVQNVVEMAKSGRDPISSLGYDGPLAAISRSRQNLSDYFKEQVAVVTNPAIDREREEEHFSTRIYIGPRPLPGVAARPALELATPLLLGGGRGSACIDEAVARRFGTSSLEALLSWAGRGRSRILSCAMGRDESLPAALERLTHEAIGAARRGVWLLVLDDSLIFGRRQSFLDPFLVVAVLHKALKETAASGGRNLRRELSIVVRSGALRNLHDLIFCRGMGADALCPYLMWELAAEHDNGVHNLLRVLATGLEKVISTMGTHEIGGYGKYFASIGLNSCLAGYFETPDFCGSDSGGLTLELLETDNRERGAVARGRQAMQLPTQFRLYPRIWKMVGQVARMEENYADLSRLIRQLEEEHPTSIRHLVDLRYTGELTVDPEEVDTRVGKHDLPILFSAMSFGSQGETPFRIYAEAARRLNIICMNGEGGEIADMLGRYRENRGQQIASGRFGVTMAYLNSVDFLEIKVGQGAKPGEGGHLPGFKVTPKIAEARHATPGVSLISPSNNHDIYSIEDLAQIVEELRTANPVARISVKVPAVAGIATIALGIAKAGADIITISGYDGGTGAARKHAIKFVGLPAEIGVREAHCALVQAGMRDRVELWADGGARTGRDVLKLMLLGANRVGFGTMAMVIIGCTTCRGCHLGTCHVGIATQIESQEEAERQGVKRFVPRVLENGVIYETTFFRGMAREIRILTARLGFRRTQDLVGRADLLVQSRGLERLDLSDLLSPVSGTATPPLEREARIIRKPLNYLTSLVSRLVSDAFAAGEERVRYDDDSASSSDRAIGTHLAGAMLRGRQQGRFSADCQAQLCFQRDSIPGNGLAAFTIPRISLHVEGGAQDGVGKSTSGGEIVILKGENRNGVRVGGSVGKGLAYGAQGGSFIIQGDADSRACIRLSGADVVLGGRITQPLDDSLANLAGRANLKGFACEYMTAGRVVVLGDPGPWLCSGMTGGTLYCHLDEAMGMDRAALRRRLARGAGVEVRDLEEGDVSQLEELLGRYHQELLHSHQQEEADWLAGVIARCRSGFVKVVPEKTVVMPASTE
- a CDS encoding RNA pyrophosphohydrolase translates to MPEEYFRAGAGAVVINDRGLVLVLERADIPGAWQLPQGGLDAEEEPLAAALRETEEETGIPAGELELLEAYPQPLAYELPPGARSLRNGRGQVQYWFLFRFSGSDETIDLLAGGEFRAWRWIPFGQLLECVADFRRPLYCCLAEGFRRHLAPN
- a CDS encoding cupin domain-containing protein, whose protein sequence is MFQRQTTEEYWQPLDGIWQKTLVHGASTLMVEFRLQRGAILPLHSHPHEQTGYLVSGRIRLTIAGESRELEPGDSWCIPGDAAHGAEIMEDSVAIEVFSPVREEYLPERRTP
- a CDS encoding helicase HerA-like domain-containing protein, yielding MGSETAALLVAKGTREACLLPRMANRHGLIAGATGTGKTVTLRVLAERFSSIGVPVFMSDVKGDLSGLACAGEESPRLRERVTAMGLTVFACEPFPVVFWDVFGQQGHPLRTTVSEMGPLLLSRLLNLNDVQSGVLSLVFKVADDNGLLLLDFKDLQAMIRHVGDNASQFTTTYGNISAASIGAIQRSLLALAEQGGEHFFGEPALNLHDFIQTDGSGRGMINILAADRLMRSPKLYATFLLWLLSELFEQLPEAGDLEKPKLVFFFDEAHLLFDRAPQALVEKIEQVVRLVRSKGVGVYFVTQNPLDLPDAVLGQLGNRIQHALRAFTPQDQKAVRAAAETFRANPEFSVETAITELEVGEALVSFLDAKGVPCLVERALICPPRSRFAPLSPPERTAIMAASPLAEHYEKELDRESAYELLQARAATQAAESAAQLPEKKSQAASQVGSLLGAFASSAARAIGSQVGRQIIRGVLGSLFGGSGRRR
- a CDS encoding lipid-binding SYLF domain-containing protein; translation: MSRTPIPLAATVLALLLCLFAPLASAGTDSEKITSSYNVLKEITSIPETGIPPALLSNASGIVIVPDAIKVGLFIGGKYGTGILMVHKSDGTWSNPSFVSLMGGSFGWQIGAQATDLIMIFKSIRSIEGIKKGKFTIGADASVAAGPVGRSASASTDVLFKAEILSYSRSRGVFAGVSLEGAALQIDDEKNGYFYGKPGISANDIFTGAPTSPSPTIWKIKALLTEYGKNSGQ
- a CDS encoding phosphoglycerate dehydrogenase, giving the protein MYKIQTLNKIARCGLDQLSRDTYEAATEILNPDAILVRSADMHSMELPPSVLAIARAGAGVNNIPIPACTQRGIVVFNTPGANANGVKELVIASLFLSSRNLYEGISWANSLAGTENIPEQIEKGKSRFVGPEIQGKTLGVIGLGAIGVMVANSAANLGMRVLGLDPFISVEAAWKLSHEVIKAPNLDMLLAESDYITIHIPLKDDTKGLFNAERISRMKKGARLLNFSRSGLVDNTAVKTAIAEGQLGGYVIDFPEAELLGVDKVLCIPHLGASTPESEDNCAIMAAEQLREYLERGNIKNSVNYPNCEMAPTGKTRITLLNSNVPKVISRITSTLGEYGLNIDEMLNKNRGEVAYNIIDVSDSVPDELIEKLRQVDGVVAVRLIPDCQ
- the serC gene encoding 3-phosphoserine/phosphohydroxythreonine transaminase, which encodes MKRFYNFSAGPSMLPESVLAKAADEMLCYETSGQSVMEMSHRSKPFEAIIAGAEALVRQNMAIPDDYHVLFLQGGASLQFHMLPLNFMTINKKADFTLTGTWAQKAAEEAKRLGTANIVGSSKDKKWSYLPEITGADPEADYFHICYNNTIEGTQYHSIPEVGAVPLIGDISSGVLSAPLDVTRFAVLYAGAQKNLGPAGVTLVIIRKDMMERIPAGLPAMLSYKTHVDGGSMYNTPPCYAIYIFKLVQEWIRDMGGAEVIYRQNQEKARLLYDFLDSSSLFFSPVEKSVRSLMNVPFLTTEKDADKAEALNKKFVKESEAAGLVNLAGHRSVGGMRASIYNAMPLEGVQALVAFMKEFEARCA
- a CDS encoding carbon-nitrogen hydrolase; translation: MKSLRVGLIQQSCSADRAANLEKSCDMIARAAASGAELVVLQELHTGPYFCQTEDPSLFDLAEPIPGPTCETLGPLAARLGVVIVASLFERRAPGLYHNSAVVFERDGSMAGMYRKMHIPDDPGFYEKFYFTPGDLGFAPIQTSLGKLGVLVCWDQWYPEAARLMALAGADLLIYPTAIGWDPADSAEEQARQRDAWVTVQRGHTVANGLPLLAVNRVGLEASTEKPENGILFWGTSFAAGPQGEILTQASQDREEVVLVELDLGRSETVRRIWPFLRDRRIDAYGEILKRYRD